A window of the Henckelia pumila isolate YLH828 chromosome 3, ASM3356847v2, whole genome shotgun sequence genome harbors these coding sequences:
- the LOC140886291 gene encoding protein CASPARIAN STRIP INTEGRITY FACTOR 2-like, translating to MGLILVKKTIIVLFLISSTSIPGLRSTSPESKEVSSYPQQKSWEPHSHYQKTKDIDDAHKRLLLDVNTKDYGSYDPAPAFVKPPFKLIPN from the exons ATGGGTCTCATTCTTGTCAAGAAAACCATTATTGTATTGTTTCTCATATCGTCAACTTCTATTCCAG GCTTGCGATCTACTTCACCGGAGTCCAAGGAAGTGAGTTCATACCCACAGCAAAAATCATGGGAACCTCATAGCCATTATCAAAAAACAAAAGATATAGATGATGCACACAAAAGACTTCTTCTTGATGTGAATACGAAAGACTATGGAAGCTATGATCCAGCGCCAGCATTCGTTAAACCTCCTTTCAAACTTATTCCCAACTGA
- the LOC140890380 gene encoding chaperone protein dnaJ 10-like translates to MKIMETEELPTISGNSMVDNKALFRKVFGSDIFEDYVGQLVLLSSPPPEFDPTLSPEVQKPKLDEIMKAVREERELKLAETLKDRLQLCVEGKHDELVKWANLEIERLSQEAFGVALLHIIGYVYTRKAAKEIGKGKRFMKILYVGEWLRDKRHTRKSRASASSAAVSYIKLQEHWKSFEIEEMKDEKTSKEAKEIQDSMLDCFWKMNVADVEMTLSHVCQTVLKDPSASKDVLKLRAAGMKKMGKIFRGVKAR, encoded by the exons ATGAAAATTATGGAGACTGAGGAGCTGCCAACAATTTCTGG GAACTCTATGGTTGATAATAAAGCTCTGTTTAGAAAGGTGTTTGGAAGCGATATTTTCGAGGATTATGTTGGCCAGCTTGTGTTACTTTCTTCGCCACCTCCTGAATTTGATCCGACCTTATCCCCTGAAGTTCAAAAACCAAAACTTGATGAGATAATGAAG GCAGTTCGAGAGGAGAGGGAACTGAAACTTGCAGAGACTCTGAAAGATCGACTTCAACTATGCGTTGAAGGGAAACACGATGAGTTAGTAAAATGGGCGAATTTAGAAATTGAGCGCCTCTCTCAAGAAG CTTTTGGTGTGGCCCTGCTGCACATTATCGGTTATGTTTACACAAGGAAAGCTGCAAAAGAAATAGGAAAAGGGAAGCGATTTATGAAGATTTTATATGTAGGAGAGTGGTTAAGAGATAAAAGACACACAAGAAAATCGAGAGCTTCAGCATCTTCAG CTGCTGTTTCCTACATTAAACTACAAGAACATTGGAAGAGCTTTGAAATAGAAGAGATGAAAGATGAGAAGACCTCGAAAGAGGCTAAAGAAATTCAAGATTCAATGCTCGATTGTTTCTGGAAGATGAATGTGGCAGATGTCGAAATGACCTTATCGCATGTATGTCAAACG GTGCTCAAAGATCCCAGTGCTTCGAAGGATGTTCTCAAATTAAGAGCTGCAGGGATGAAGAAAATGGGGAAAATTTTCCGA GGTGTGAAGGCAAGATAA